One Lactobacillus crispatus DNA segment encodes these proteins:
- a CDS encoding HdeD family acid-resistance protein: protein MDIFSSSRDNRGFDWGAFIAGILMVVVAFVLLRHPAKGLHAFVLIFAIVSIVQGIVWLAAYSRFREFFSRSWVAIVSGVLDIIIGILFICSYDIGGLTIAYLFAIWFFVDSVVGIAWSWHLRAFSTGYFVFNLILNILSLIIAFFLIINPVIAALSLVWLVAFWLLVFGINEIVVAFMHR, encoded by the coding sequence ATGGATATTTTTTCTAGTTCTAGAGATAATCGCGGCTTTGACTGGGGCGCATTTATTGCCGGTATCTTAATGGTCGTAGTTGCGTTCGTGTTATTACGTCACCCAGCTAAAGGGTTGCATGCATTTGTCTTGATTTTTGCTATTGTATCAATCGTTCAAGGTATTGTATGGTTGGCTGCTTACTCACGCTTTCGTGAATTTTTCTCACGTAGTTGGGTAGCAATTGTGTCAGGTGTATTAGATATCATTATCGGTATCTTGTTCATTTGCTCATATGATATTGGTGGTTTGACTATCGCTTACTTATTTGCAATCTGGTTCTTTGTTGATTCAGTTGTAGGTATTGCTTGGTCATGGCACTTACGTGCATTTTCAACCGGATACTTTGTATTTAACTTGATTTTGAATATTTTAAGTTTGATTATTGCCTTCTTCTTAATTATTAATCCAGTAATCGCAGCCTTAAGCTTAGTATGGTTAGTTGCATTCTGGTTATTAGTCTTTGGCATTAATGAAATTGTGGTTGCATTTATGCACCGTTAA
- a CDS encoding IS256 family transposase has translation MNDFTKDFAQALFNPDKINDLLRKELQQAVNNLLEAELTAFLGYDPYARNGWNTGNSRNGAYFRKVDTQFGPIEVQVPRDRNGQFHQHTLPDYKQHSDVLESTIIKLYSKGVTTREIADLIEKMYGSHYSPAQVSNISKQMLPKIEAYHKRKLSDKFFCVYLDATYLPLRRETFEREAVYIAIGIKPNGHKEVIDYCIAPSENIEVWTEMLQNMKSRGLKQVELFLSDGVVGMKTALARTYPKAHFQRCLVHVMRNICAKVRVDDREKIMNEFKQIHQQTSKKEAAAVLHKFYAKWNKAYSHVIKGLKEIEPDLLVFYNYPKQIRASIYSTNMIESFNNVIKRKAKPKAEFPTEQSLDAFIGIQAMSYNDRYFNRIHKGFGQVQDTLESYFD, from the coding sequence ATGAATGATTTTACCAAAGATTTTGCTCAAGCTCTATTCAATCCAGACAAAATAAATGATTTATTGCGCAAAGAGCTACAACAGGCTGTTAATAACTTGCTAGAAGCTGAGTTGACTGCCTTTCTAGGCTATGATCCCTATGCCAGAAATGGCTGGAATACTGGCAATTCTAGAAATGGTGCTTATTTCCGCAAGGTTGATACCCAGTTTGGACCAATTGAAGTGCAAGTGCCTCGAGACCGCAACGGTCAGTTTCATCAGCACACGCTGCCTGACTACAAGCAGCACTCTGATGTTTTGGAAAGCACGATTATCAAGCTATACTCCAAAGGCGTAACTACCAGAGAAATCGCTGACTTGATTGAGAAAATGTATGGCAGTCATTATAGTCCAGCTCAAGTATCAAATATTTCCAAGCAGATGCTCCCCAAGATTGAGGCTTATCACAAGCGCAAGCTAAGCGACAAGTTTTTCTGTGTCTATTTGGATGCGACATACCTTCCTTTGCGCCGAGAAACGTTTGAGCGTGAAGCAGTATATATTGCCATTGGCATTAAACCTAATGGACATAAGGAAGTCATTGACTACTGCATTGCTCCTAGTGAGAACATTGAAGTTTGGACAGAGATGCTTCAAAACATGAAGTCCAGAGGCTTGAAGCAAGTTGAGCTTTTTCTTTCTGATGGTGTTGTTGGCATGAAAACAGCCTTGGCCAGGACTTATCCTAAAGCTCATTTTCAACGCTGCCTGGTTCATGTCATGCGCAATATCTGCGCTAAAGTACGCGTCGACGATCGTGAAAAGATCATGAACGAATTCAAGCAGATACATCAACAGACAAGCAAAAAAGAAGCTGCAGCTGTCTTGCACAAATTCTATGCCAAATGGAATAAAGCTTATAGCCATGTCATCAAAGGTTTGAAGGAAATTGAGCCCGATCTGCTAGTCTTCTACAATTATCCCAAACAAATCAGAGCTTCAATTTATTCAACCAATATGATTGAATCCTTTAACAACGTCATCAAGCGTAAAGCTAAGCCTAAGGCAGAATTTCCAACTGAACAGTCGCTTGATGCATTTATTGGCATCCAGGCAATGAGCTACAATGACCGTTATTTCAATCGAATTCATAAAGGCTTTGGTCAGGTTCAGGACACCTTAGAATCCTACTTTGATTAA